The Methylorubrum populi genome contains a region encoding:
- a CDS encoding methyl-accepting chemotaxis protein: MTAPHPRDLDGLRRSVSQGLIALLWLHLPLNLGVALALGNSVAAQGVIGLGLAGAATAMWRLAGNGLATRLTVAVAVVGMVSLLLDAAAGHSWQLDLHMYFFAALAVLSAYCDWRVLLAAAGATALHHLGLNLLLPAAVYPDGSDLGRVLLHAVIVVLETAVLSWLSVQLASLFTVSARALAAAETARIAESEAHARQSATEIEAQAALRRSADALAERFESSVNRLVRQAAESANRVRCASQDLSAAAGEAAQRTAALSSASQETAAAVQGVAAAAGTLSISAREIGGHMTRAADVANRAAQEAGQTDETVRALAESAQRINQIVLLIGTIAEQTNLLALNATIEASRAGAAGRGFGVVAGEVKALAARTARATQEIEAQILAVQEQTGQAVAAIGRIGGTIEELGTITRSVAAAVEGQERTTGAIAGNAERAALRTGAVSDNLDGLARSADRTGAAATAGLDAAEHLAGECDSLAETVRTFVATLRAA, from the coding sequence ATGACCGCCCCACACCCGCGCGATCTCGACGGCCTGCGCCGCTCGGTGAGCCAGGGCCTGATCGCCCTGCTCTGGCTGCACCTGCCGCTCAATCTCGGCGTCGCCCTCGCCCTCGGGAACTCCGTCGCGGCGCAAGGCGTGATCGGGCTGGGTCTCGCCGGAGCGGCGACGGCGATGTGGCGACTGGCCGGCAACGGGCTTGCCACGCGCCTGACCGTCGCGGTGGCGGTCGTCGGCATGGTGTCGCTGCTGCTCGACGCCGCCGCGGGACATTCCTGGCAACTCGATCTGCACATGTATTTCTTCGCCGCCCTGGCGGTCCTGTCCGCCTACTGCGACTGGAGGGTGCTGCTGGCCGCCGCCGGGGCGACCGCGCTCCACCATCTCGGCCTGAACCTGCTCCTGCCGGCGGCGGTCTATCCCGACGGGTCGGATCTCGGCCGGGTGCTGCTCCACGCGGTGATCGTGGTGCTGGAAACCGCCGTCCTGTCCTGGCTCAGCGTGCAGCTCGCCTCGCTCTTCACGGTCTCCGCCCGTGCGCTCGCCGCGGCGGAGACCGCCCGTATCGCCGAGAGCGAGGCCCACGCCCGGCAGAGCGCGACCGAGATCGAGGCGCAGGCTGCCCTCCGCCGATCGGCGGACGCGCTGGCCGAGCGTTTCGAGAGCAGCGTGAACCGCCTCGTGCGGCAGGCCGCCGAGTCCGCCAACCGCGTCCGCTGCGCCTCGCAGGATCTCTCCGCGGCCGCGGGCGAGGCGGCCCAGCGCACCGCCGCCCTGTCCTCGGCCTCGCAGGAGACCGCCGCCGCCGTCCAGGGCGTGGCCGCCGCCGCCGGCACGCTGTCGATCTCCGCGCGCGAGATCGGCGGTCACATGACTCGCGCCGCCGACGTGGCGAACCGGGCCGCGCAGGAGGCCGGACAGACCGACGAGACCGTGCGCGCCCTGGCCGAGTCCGCCCAGCGCATCAACCAGATCGTGCTGCTGATCGGCACCATCGCCGAGCAGACCAACCTGCTGGCGCTCAACGCCACCATCGAGGCCTCGCGGGCCGGCGCGGCGGGCCGGGGCTTCGGCGTCGTGGCGGGCGAGGTGAAGGCCCTCGCCGCCCGGACCGCCCGCGCCACGCAGGAGATCGAGGCGCAGATCCTGGCCGTCCAGGAGCAGACGGGACAGGCGGTGGCCGCCATCGGCCGGATCGGCGGGACGATCGAGGAACTCGGCACCATCACCCGCTCCGTCGCGGCTGCGGTCGAAGGGCAGGAGCGGACCACCGGCGCGATCGCCGGCAACGCCGAGCGCGCCGCGCTTCGCACCGGCGCCGTCTCCGACAACCTCGACGGTCTCGCCCGCTCCGCCGACCGCACCGGTGCCGCGGCGACCGCCGGCCTCGACGCGGCCGAGCATCTCGCCGGAGAGTGCGACAGCCTCGCCGAGACCGTCCGCACCTTCGTCGCCACCCTGCGCGCGGCCTGA
- a CDS encoding ATP-binding protein has translation MTELPAPVQDGLLARLGKIFRTTAFKLSLAYLVLFAVLASLGLGYVAWNARRVLDDQIVSTIDAEINGLSEQYTAGGLRRLIAVVERRAREPGASLYLVTTPAGEHIVGNVSRVPAGILARPGQYEGGYGRGSEADQAEHRAIMRVFTLAGGFRLLVGRDTEERDRLRAAIGNTFGSSLALVVLLGVLGGWFVASRVLKRVDDMTETTRTIMAGDLDGRLRVSGTGDELDRLAQNLNLMLERIGELMRGMREVSDNIAHDLKTPLTRLRNRADEALRTAGTPDELRGAIEGVIEDSDGLIRVFNALLTIARLEAGSARETFRRFDAGEVAREVAELYEPLAEEKGLSLSVETEPGLDLDGNRELVGQALANLIDNAIKYGDASGVAPSPEIAVSAARSGGFVRLRVADRGPGIPEAERGRVLDRFVRLDAARTRPGFGLGLSLVNAVARLHGGRFELADNAPGLAAELALPVVPA, from the coding sequence GTGACCGAACTCCCCGCCCCGGTGCAGGACGGGCTCCTCGCGCGTCTGGGAAAGATCTTTCGCACGACGGCCTTCAAGCTGTCGCTCGCCTATCTCGTGCTGTTCGCCGTGCTGGCCTCCCTCGGGCTCGGCTACGTCGCCTGGAACGCGCGGCGGGTGCTCGACGACCAGATCGTCTCGACCATCGATGCCGAGATCAACGGACTGTCCGAGCAGTACACCGCGGGCGGCCTGCGCCGCCTCATCGCCGTGGTGGAGCGGCGCGCCCGGGAGCCCGGCGCCTCGCTCTACCTCGTCACCACGCCTGCGGGCGAGCATATCGTCGGCAACGTCAGCCGGGTGCCCGCCGGCATCCTCGCGCGGCCCGGCCAGTACGAGGGCGGCTACGGGCGCGGCTCCGAAGCGGATCAGGCCGAGCACCGGGCGATCATGCGGGTCTTCACCCTGGCCGGCGGCTTCCGCCTCCTGGTCGGCCGCGACACCGAGGAGCGCGACCGCCTGCGCGCGGCCATCGGCAACACCTTCGGCTCCTCGCTGGCCTTGGTGGTGCTGCTCGGGGTGCTCGGCGGCTGGTTCGTGGCGAGCCGCGTCCTCAAGCGCGTCGACGACATGACCGAGACGACCCGCACCATCATGGCCGGCGATCTCGACGGCCGCCTGCGGGTCTCCGGCACCGGGGACGAACTGGACCGGCTCGCGCAGAACCTCAACCTGATGCTGGAGCGCATCGGCGAATTGATGCGCGGCATGAGGGAGGTCTCCGACAACATCGCCCACGATCTGAAGACGCCGCTGACCCGATTGCGCAACCGGGCCGACGAGGCCCTGCGTACCGCCGGGACGCCGGACGAACTGCGCGGCGCGATCGAGGGCGTGATCGAGGACAGCGACGGGCTGATCCGCGTCTTCAACGCCCTGCTCACCATCGCCCGGCTGGAGGCGGGCAGCGCCCGCGAGACGTTTCGCCGGTTCGATGCGGGCGAGGTCGCCCGCGAGGTCGCCGAACTCTACGAGCCGCTGGCGGAGGAGAAGGGCCTGAGCCTCAGCGTCGAGACCGAGCCGGGCCTCGATCTCGACGGCAACCGCGAGTTGGTGGGCCAAGCCCTCGCCAATCTCATCGACAACGCCATCAAGTACGGGGATGCCTCGGGCGTCGCGCCGTCGCCGGAGATCGCGGTGAGCGCCGCGCGCAGCGGCGGCTTCGTCCGCCTGCGGGTGGCCGATCGCGGCCCCGGCATTCCGGAAGCGGAGCGCGGACGCGTGCTCGACCGCTTCGTCCGCCTCGACGCGGCCCGCACCCGCCCCGGCTTCGGGCTCGGCCTGAGCCTCGTCAACGCGGTGGCCCGGCTGCACGGCGGCCGCTTCGAACTCGCCGACAATGCGCCGGGGCTGGCGGCCGAACTGGCCCTGCCCGTCGTGCCGGCCTGA
- a CDS encoding response regulator transcription factor: protein MRLLIIEDDREAAAYLVKAFREAGHAVDQAGDGLDGYALAREGAYDVLIVDRMLPKLDGLSLVRSLREQAIATPVLILSALGQVDDRVKGLRAGGDDYLPKPYAFSELLARTEALARRRASAPGQSEATAYRVGDLELDRLSHRVTRAGREIVLQPREFRLLEYLMRHAGQVVTRTMLLEHVWDYHFDPQTNVIDVHVSRLRAKIDRGFEHPMIHTVRGAGYVIRPDEPRHP from the coding sequence ATGCGCCTGCTCATCATCGAGGACGACCGCGAGGCCGCCGCCTATCTGGTCAAGGCGTTCCGGGAAGCCGGGCACGCCGTCGATCAGGCGGGCGACGGCCTCGACGGCTACGCGCTCGCCCGCGAGGGCGCGTACGACGTGCTGATCGTCGACCGCATGCTGCCGAAGCTCGACGGGCTCTCGCTCGTGCGCTCCCTGCGCGAGCAGGCCATCGCGACGCCGGTCCTGATCCTCTCGGCGCTGGGACAGGTCGACGACCGGGTGAAGGGGCTGCGGGCGGGCGGCGACGATTATCTCCCCAAACCCTACGCCTTCTCCGAACTGCTCGCCCGCACCGAGGCGCTCGCCCGCCGCCGGGCGAGCGCCCCGGGCCAGAGCGAGGCCACCGCCTACCGGGTCGGAGACCTCGAACTCGACCGCCTGTCGCACCGCGTCACCCGGGCGGGCCGCGAGATCGTGCTCCAGCCCCGCGAGTTCCGGCTGCTCGAATATCTCATGCGCCACGCCGGGCAGGTCGTGACCCGCACGATGCTGCTGGAGCACGTCTGGGATTACCATTTCGACCCGCAGACCAACGTCATCGACGTCCACGTCTCGCGGCTGCGCGCGAAGATCGACCGCGGCTTCGAGCACCCGATGATCCATACGGTGCGCGGGGCCGGCTACGTCATCCGGCCCGACGAGCCGCGGCACCCGTGA
- a CDS encoding OsmC family protein, which produces MDATALRALQAPLKNRYRETPDAAVVTLKAKGSLDDTGIACKVETGRALAVAGLHPATGGSGAELCSGDLLLEALVACAGVTVKAVATALEIPLKAGTVSAEGDLDFRGTLGVDKEAPVGFRAIRLTFDLDTEAPQEKLDQLLKLTERYCVVFQTLNHKPELAVSASRS; this is translated from the coding sequence ATGGACGCCACCGCCCTGCGCGCGCTCCAGGCCCCGCTCAAGAACAGGTACCGCGAGACGCCGGACGCCGCCGTCGTCACCCTCAAGGCCAAGGGCTCGCTCGACGACACCGGCATCGCCTGCAAGGTCGAGACCGGCCGCGCGCTCGCGGTGGCGGGACTCCACCCGGCGACCGGCGGCTCGGGCGCCGAGCTGTGCTCCGGCGACCTGCTGCTCGAAGCCCTCGTCGCCTGCGCCGGCGTCACGGTGAAGGCGGTGGCGACCGCCCTCGAAATCCCGCTGAAGGCCGGGACGGTCAGCGCCGAGGGCGACCTCGATTTCCGGGGTACGCTGGGCGTCGACAAGGAGGCGCCGGTGGGCTTCCGGGCGATCCGCCTGACCTTCGACCTCGACACCGAGGCGCCCCAGGAGAAGCTCGACCAGCTCCTCAAGCTGACCGAGCGCTACTGCGTCGTGTTCCAGACCCTCAACCACAAGCCGGAACTCGCGGTGAGCGCCTCGCGCTCCTGA
- a CDS encoding [protein-PII] uridylyltransferase, with protein MPPPAEHANGTAMFDPVPVLEKIVASLDRDAREPTKLRGLLVPELRKVIEAGHKEAERLLLRERDGLACAERLSRLTDAVVRAIYDAVVWRLYPNDNPSTGEQLAIVATGGYGRGTMAPGSDIDLLFLLPYKQTAWSESVVEAMLYVLWDLKLKVGHATRSVEECLREGRADMTIRTALLEARFLFGSRSLFEEMVTRFDSDLVIGSASEFVDAKLRERDARVAKAGASRYLVEPNVKDGKGGLRDLNTLFWIAKYTYRVRDQIELVHAGLFTPDEYRLFERCEEFLWRVRCHLHFITGRPEERLSFGLQPRIAERLGFGARGGLSGVERFMKAYFLIAKDVGDLTAIVCAELEARHAKRTPVLDRWIGRFRDRFRATSMEAEDFWIDNGRVNIRGEDAFERDPVNLIRLFWLADRHNLPVHPDAARLANRSLRLITHAVRNDGEANRLFLDILTSKNAPETILRLMNEAGVLGRFVPDFGRIVAMMQFNMYHHYTVDEHLLRSLGVLAAIDSGRVREEHPLASRLIDTIHNRRALYVAILLHDIAKGRPEDHSIAGAAIARKLGPRFGLSQAETETVAWLVEHHLLMSMTAQSRDLSDPKTIERFASEVQSLERLKLLAILTVADIKAVGPGVWTAWKGTLLRTLYDETEVVLSGGHSEIARTDRVRLIQMALREQLSDWTAEMFDAYAGRHNQAYWLKVDGTRHFKNARFLRTVMEEGRTSATTYETDPVRGVTELTVYSPDHPRLLAIITGACATTGGNIVDAQIFTTTDGFALDSIFISRAFERDEDELRRAGRIATAIERALKGEIRIAELVADKHPKEPPKTFLVPPDVSIDNALSSRETVVEITGLDRPGLLYELTTALNRLSLNITSAHVATFGERAVDVFYVTDLTGTRVMQPDRLATIRGAVMEVFATDVAALRAEGLDALVDSPPPREL; from the coding sequence GTGCCGCCGCCGGCCGAACATGCTAACGGGACGGCCATGTTCGACCCCGTTCCCGTCCTGGAAAAGATCGTCGCCTCCCTCGACCGCGACGCCCGCGAGCCGACGAAGCTGCGGGGGCTTCTGGTGCCCGAGCTCCGCAAGGTGATCGAGGCCGGGCACAAGGAGGCCGAACGCCTCCTCCTGAGGGAGCGCGACGGCCTCGCCTGCGCCGAGCGGCTGAGCCGCCTCACCGACGCGGTGGTGCGGGCGATCTACGACGCGGTGGTCTGGCGCCTCTATCCGAACGACAACCCTTCCACCGGCGAGCAGCTCGCGATCGTCGCCACCGGCGGCTACGGACGGGGCACGATGGCGCCGGGCTCGGACATCGATCTCCTGTTCCTGCTGCCCTACAAGCAGACCGCTTGGTCGGAGAGCGTCGTCGAGGCGATGCTCTACGTGCTGTGGGACCTGAAGCTGAAGGTCGGCCACGCCACGCGCTCCGTCGAGGAATGCCTGCGCGAGGGCCGGGCCGACATGACGATCCGCACGGCGCTGCTCGAAGCCCGGTTCCTGTTCGGCTCCCGCAGCCTGTTCGAGGAAATGGTCACCCGCTTCGATTCCGATCTGGTGATCGGGTCGGCCTCCGAATTCGTCGACGCCAAGCTGCGCGAGCGCGACGCCCGCGTCGCCAAGGCCGGCGCCTCGCGCTACCTCGTCGAGCCCAACGTCAAGGACGGCAAGGGGGGCCTGCGCGACCTCAACACCCTGTTCTGGATCGCCAAGTACACCTACCGGGTGCGCGACCAGATCGAGCTGGTCCATGCCGGCCTGTTCACGCCCGACGAGTACCGCCTGTTCGAGCGCTGCGAGGAGTTCCTGTGGCGGGTGCGTTGCCACCTGCACTTCATCACCGGGCGCCCCGAGGAGCGGCTCTCGTTCGGGCTCCAGCCGAGAATCGCCGAGCGGCTCGGCTTCGGCGCCCGCGGCGGCCTCTCGGGCGTCGAGCGGTTCATGAAGGCCTACTTCCTGATCGCCAAGGATGTCGGCGACCTCACCGCCATCGTCTGCGCCGAACTCGAGGCGCGCCACGCCAAGCGCACGCCGGTGCTCGACCGCTGGATCGGCCGCTTCCGCGACCGCTTCCGCGCGACCTCGATGGAGGCGGAGGATTTCTGGATCGACAACGGGCGGGTCAACATCCGCGGCGAGGACGCCTTCGAGCGCGATCCGGTCAACCTGATCCGCCTGTTCTGGCTCGCCGACCGGCACAACCTTCCGGTCCACCCCGATGCGGCGCGGCTGGCCAACCGCTCGCTCCGGCTCATCACCCACGCGGTGCGCAACGACGGGGAAGCCAACCGGCTGTTCCTCGACATTCTGACCTCGAAGAACGCGCCGGAGACGATCCTGCGGCTGATGAACGAGGCGGGCGTGCTCGGCCGGTTCGTCCCCGATTTCGGGCGCATCGTCGCGATGATGCAGTTCAACATGTACCACCACTACACGGTGGACGAGCATCTCCTGCGCTCGCTCGGCGTGCTCGCGGCGATCGATTCCGGCCGGGTCCGCGAGGAGCACCCGCTGGCCTCGCGGCTCATCGACACCATCCACAACCGCCGCGCGCTCTACGTCGCGATCCTGCTGCACGACATCGCCAAGGGACGCCCGGAGGACCACTCGATCGCGGGCGCGGCCATCGCCCGCAAGCTCGGCCCGCGCTTCGGCCTGAGCCAGGCCGAGACCGAGACGGTGGCGTGGCTGGTGGAACACCACCTGCTGATGTCGATGACGGCGCAGAGCCGCGACCTCTCCGACCCGAAGACGATCGAGCGGTTCGCGAGCGAGGTGCAGAGCCTGGAGCGGCTGAAGCTCCTGGCGATCCTCACCGTCGCCGACATCAAGGCGGTCGGCCCCGGGGTCTGGACCGCCTGGAAGGGCACGCTGCTGCGCACCCTCTACGACGAGACCGAGGTCGTCCTCTCCGGCGGCCACTCGGAGATCGCCCGCACCGACCGGGTGCGGCTGATCCAGATGGCGCTGCGCGAGCAGCTCTCGGACTGGACCGCTGAGATGTTCGACGCCTACGCCGGGCGCCACAACCAAGCCTACTGGCTGAAGGTGGACGGAACCCGCCACTTCAAGAACGCCCGCTTCCTGCGCACCGTCATGGAGGAGGGCCGCACCAGCGCCACCACCTACGAGACCGACCCGGTGCGCGGCGTGACCGAGCTGACGGTCTACTCGCCCGATCACCCGCGCCTGCTCGCCATCATCACCGGCGCCTGCGCGACGACGGGCGGCAACATCGTCGACGCGCAGATCTTCACCACGACCGACGGCTTCGCCCTCGATTCGATCTTCATCTCCCGCGCCTTCGAGCGGGACGAGGACGAGTTGCGCCGCGCCGGGCGCATCGCCACCGCCATCGAGCGGGCGCTGAAGGGCGAGATCAGAATCGCCGAACTGGTGGCCGACAAGCACCCGAAGGAGCCGCCCAAGACCTTCCTCGTGCCGCCGGACGTGTCGATCGACAACGCGCTGTCGAGCCGCGAAACGGTGGTGGAGATCACCGGCCTCGACCGGCCGGGCCTGCTCTACGAGCTGACGACGGCGCTGAACCGCCTCAGCCTCAACATCACCTCGGCGCACGTGGCGACCTTCGGGGAGCGGGCGGTCGACGTGTTCTACGTGACCGATCTCACCGGCACGCGCGTGATGCAGCCCGACCGCCTCGCGACGATCCGCGGCGCGGTGATGGAGGTGTTCGCCACCGATGTCGCCGCCCTGCGCGCGGAAGGGCTCGACGCCCTGGTCGATTCACCCCCGCCGCGGGAACTCTGA
- the grpE gene encoding nucleotide exchange factor GrpE: protein MMADDMENQARHDGAEAPPAAEAAQAALRTAGADAEALAAAIAERDEFKDRLLRTLAEMENLRRRTEREVADARTYAVTGFARDMLNVADNIRRALDSVPADARAGAEGALKGLIEGIDLTDRDLAKTLERHGVKVVDPDGQRFDPNRHQAMFEVPNAEVPNGTVVQVVQTGYVIGERTLRPALVGVSKGGPKPESNKDKPADAA, encoded by the coding sequence ATGATGGCTGACGACATGGAGAACCAGGCGCGGCACGACGGCGCCGAGGCGCCCCCCGCAGCGGAGGCGGCGCAGGCGGCTCTCAGGACTGCCGGCGCGGATGCCGAGGCTCTGGCTGCCGCGATCGCCGAGCGCGACGAGTTCAAGGACCGCCTGCTGCGCACGCTCGCCGAGATGGAGAACCTGCGCCGCCGCACCGAGCGCGAGGTCGCCGATGCGCGCACCTACGCCGTGACGGGCTTCGCCCGCGACATGCTCAACGTCGCCGACAACATCCGCCGCGCCCTCGACAGCGTGCCGGCCGATGCCCGGGCGGGCGCCGAGGGCGCCCTCAAGGGCCTGATCGAGGGCATCGACCTCACCGATCGGGATCTGGCCAAGACGCTGGAGCGCCACGGCGTGAAGGTGGTCGATCCCGACGGCCAGCGCTTCGATCCGAACCGCCATCAGGCGATGTTCGAGGTGCCGAACGCGGAAGTCCCGAACGGCACCGTGGTCCAAGTGGTCCAGACCGGCTACGTGATCGGCGAGCGGACGCTGCGTCCGGCGCTGGTCGGCGTGTCGAAGGGGGGCCCGAAGCCCGAGTCCAACAAGGACAAGCCCGCCGACGCGGCGTGA
- a CDS encoding prephenate dehydratase encodes MTDRTIAYQGEPGANSHIICSQAYPGWTALACATFEDAFAAVNEGKAALAMIPIENSIAGRVADIHHLIPTSRLHIVAEHFLPIHFQLMVLPGVKAERLTSVHSHVHALGQCRRIIRRLGLRAVVAGDTAGAAREVAEARDPTRAALAPAMAAEIYGLDILERDVEDEAHNTTRFVVFSPEPAESEPGNGPTVTSFVFRVRNIPAALYKALGGFATNGVNMSKLESYMVEGQFTATQFYAEVDGHPEDDGLRRALEELRYFSKELRIIGTYPAHPFRETTRQAAE; translated from the coding sequence ATGACCGATCGCACGATTGCCTACCAGGGTGAGCCCGGGGCCAACTCGCACATCATCTGCTCGCAGGCCTATCCCGGCTGGACCGCTTTGGCCTGCGCGACCTTCGAGGACGCGTTCGCCGCGGTGAACGAGGGCAAGGCGGCGCTCGCGATGATCCCGATCGAGAACTCGATCGCCGGCCGCGTCGCCGACATCCATCACCTGATCCCGACCTCGCGGCTGCACATCGTCGCCGAGCACTTCCTGCCGATCCATTTCCAACTGATGGTCCTGCCGGGCGTGAAGGCCGAGCGTTTGACCAGCGTGCACAGCCACGTCCACGCGCTCGGCCAGTGCCGCCGGATCATCCGGCGCCTCGGCCTCAGGGCGGTGGTGGCCGGCGACACCGCCGGCGCGGCCCGCGAGGTGGCGGAGGCGCGGGACCCGACCCGCGCCGCTCTGGCCCCGGCCATGGCGGCGGAGATCTACGGCCTCGACATCCTGGAGCGCGACGTCGAGGACGAGGCGCACAACACCACCCGCTTCGTCGTGTTCTCGCCCGAGCCCGCCGAGAGCGAGCCCGGCAACGGACCGACGGTGACGAGCTTCGTCTTCCGCGTGCGCAACATCCCGGCGGCGCTCTACAAGGCGCTCGGCGGCTTCGCGACCAACGGCGTCAACATGTCGAAGCTCGAAAGCTACATGGTCGAGGGCCAGTTCACCGCGACCCAGTTCTACGCCGAGGTCGACGGCCATCCGGAGGATGACGGCCTGCGCCGGGCGCTCGAAGAACTGCGCTACTTCTCGAAGGAACTGCGCATCATCGGCACCTACCCGGCTCACCCGTTCCGGGAGACGACGCGACAGGCGGCGGAATGA
- a CDS encoding 3-deoxy-manno-octulosonate cytidylyltransferase has product MSDPLILIPARLAATRLPSKPLADIAGEPMIVHVWRRAVEAGIGPVVVATDTDDIVAAIEAQGGLAVMTRPDHPSGSDRLAEALEIVDPDGHHDVVVNVQGDLPTIDPAIIAAAVTPLADPQVDIATLCAVIHRAEEMDDPNVVKIIGHTVGPNRLRALAFTRARAPWGEGPLFHHIGLYAYRRRALARFVRLPQGELERREKLEQLRALEAGMRIDAVIVDDLPLGVDTPADLERARTLLAIRRLN; this is encoded by the coding sequence ATGTCCGACCCGCTGATTCTGATTCCGGCCCGTCTGGCCGCCACCCGCCTGCCGTCGAAGCCGCTCGCCGACATCGCGGGCGAGCCGATGATCGTCCATGTCTGGCGCCGCGCCGTGGAGGCGGGAATCGGCCCCGTGGTGGTCGCCACCGACACCGACGACATCGTCGCGGCGATCGAGGCGCAGGGCGGGCTGGCGGTGATGACGCGGCCCGACCATCCGTCCGGCTCGGACCGCTTGGCCGAAGCGCTGGAGATCGTCGATCCGGACGGCCATCACGACGTCGTCGTCAACGTCCAGGGCGACCTGCCGACGATCGACCCGGCGATCATCGCCGCGGCCGTGACCCCGCTCGCCGACCCGCAGGTCGATATCGCCACGCTCTGCGCGGTGATCCACCGGGCCGAGGAGATGGACGACCCGAACGTGGTCAAGATCATCGGCCACACCGTCGGCCCGAACCGCCTGCGGGCGCTCGCTTTCACCCGCGCGCGGGCGCCTTGGGGGGAGGGGCCCCTGTTCCACCATATCGGCCTCTACGCCTATCGCCGGCGGGCGCTCGCCCGCTTCGTGCGCCTGCCGCAGGGCGAACTCGAACGGCGCGAGAAGCTGGAGCAGTTGCGCGCGCTGGAGGCCGGCATGCGCATCGACGCCGTGATCGTCGACGACCTGCCGCTCGGGGTCGACACCCCCGCCGATCTGGAGCGTGCCCGCACGCTGCTCGCCATCCGCCGCCTGAACTGA
- a CDS encoding c-type cytochrome, which translates to MDSFELNKVAGAVLGALLFAVGSGFVAELIYHPKPAGSAGYPLPEPEPKGAGAEAAAPKAEPIAVRLASADADKGKGGTKACQACHSFEKGGPNKIGPDLWEIVERQKAHHEGFDYSAGLKEKGGTWTYEDLDHFLENPKGYVKGTKMAFAGIGSPTERANVIAYLRTLSDSPKPLPAVEKKEEKAEGGKPADTKPPERPVESATGDKTPEAKPSGDIPTKADPGSETPPATEPPAKADPEAPKP; encoded by the coding sequence ATGGATTCCTTCGAGCTGAACAAGGTCGCCGGCGCGGTTCTCGGCGCACTGCTGTTCGCGGTCGGGTCGGGCTTCGTGGCGGAGCTGATCTATCACCCCAAGCCCGCCGGAAGCGCCGGCTACCCGCTGCCGGAGCCCGAGCCGAAGGGCGCCGGGGCCGAGGCGGCCGCGCCGAAGGCCGAACCCATCGCCGTGCGTCTGGCCAGCGCCGATGCCGACAAGGGCAAGGGCGGCACCAAGGCCTGCCAAGCCTGCCACAGCTTCGAGAAGGGCGGCCCGAACAAGATCGGCCCCGACCTGTGGGAGATCGTCGAGCGCCAGAAGGCGCATCACGAGGGCTTCGACTACTCCGCCGGTCTCAAGGAGAAGGGCGGCACCTGGACCTACGAGGATCTCGACCACTTCCTCGAAAACCCGAAGGGCTACGTGAAGGGCACGAAGATGGCGTTCGCCGGCATCGGCTCCCCGACCGAGCGCGCCAACGTCATCGCCTATCTGCGCACCCTCTCCGACAGCCCGAAGCCGCTGCCGGCCGTCGAGAAGAAGGAAGAGAAGGCGGAGGGTGGCAAGCCCGCCGATACGAAGCCGCCCGAGAGGCCGGTGGAGAGCGCGACCGGCGACAAGACCCCCGAGGCGAAGCCCTCGGGCGACATCCCGACCAAGGCGGACCCCGGCTCCGAGACCCCGCCGGCCACCGAGCCGCCGGCCAAGGCCGATCCCGAGGCGCCCAAGCCGTAG